AGAGAAGCTCAGTGTGGAGCCTGAAGTAGTGACAGCCTTAACCTTTCTACACCTCTACTACTCAGCCTTCACATCCCTGTCTGCTGGAAggtaaacatttcattttcttttgcttaCTTTTGTTGTTATTGCTGATGCATTGCTCCTGTTTGCGTGGAGTTGGTCACTTAGATTCTGCTTTATGAGGTTTGTACTGGCGGATCACATTAGGATTCCCTCTATATTTTAAGGGAGGAGATCCCAGGCATTGTGAGACTGGAAGCCCAGCTAAAAGCCTGCTTATGCCGACTTGTTTTCTCTAAAGCAAAAGTAAGGATTGTTCTCAGGCGACAATTTCACAACATAGCAGCATTCACTTTGAGTCACGGGACTCATTAATCTGCTGTTTTTCTCGTTCACAGCCATCAGTGCTGGCGCTGTCCCTCATTGCTCAGGAGTTTGAAGCCCTCCGGTCCACCGCCTTGTTGAAGATTGTGCAGCAATTCCAAAGACATCTAAAGGTATAAAAagagtagggctgcaacaactgattattttctcaattaatcaatataGTTtgctctataaaatgtctgCATATAGTGAAACATGGCCATCACAAGTTATTAGAGACCATGataatgtcttcaaatgtcttattttgtccgaCCGATAGTCAAAAACATGCTCaagttttgtgtcttttcttctCTAATTCCAACATTTCTTTAGTttgtattataaatataaatacttgTGTTGAAATTGTGCAATGTGGCATGACGGTGTCACTGCCTGATCACATATAGTATGggggtaaaaaaacaacaacacttgaCTTGTTGATGACAACAGATATTTTGCCTGTTCAGATGTCTGTTTGTCTTCGCAGGTCAGTGACAGCGAGCTGCTCCACTGGAAGGAACTTGTGGCCAAGTGCATGACTGAATACCACTCAAGCGAATGTAACAAACCAGACAACAAAAAGCTTGTTTGGATCGTGTCCAGGAGAACAGCACAGAATCTCCAGGCCAATCACTTCAGTGTACCTGGTCTGCCAACTATTCCCGAAGGGAGCTGGGACGAGAGTGAGAGGTTAATAGTCCAGTTTTTCCTTCATGCTTCCTTTCATCTGACTGAATATATACTGTGCTGTGATGGTGAGATATGGACAAAGTGGactgatagatagatagatagatagatagatagatagatagatagatagagtcCTCAGATTCATGAGATTTTATGTAGTTTTAGAGTTGAACTGGATCCATGAATGGTTAAATATGTACTGGATAAGACAGTCTTACCAACCTAAGCCTTAATTTTATACAATAAGCTGATGGCTAGTCTTAATATATCAATTTGGCCTTTATTGTTGCCTTAGTTGAGATCACTCTAAACTAGACCTGCAGTTAACATTACTTTcttcattgattaatctatcAATTATTCTTTTGAGCTAtcttttagtctataaaatgtcagaaaatagcgcagtctgtccatcacagtttcccagaatgcaagctgacgtcttcaaatgtcttggtttgtctgaccaacagtccattaaacaaagatattcactttacattGATACAAAACAGCGAAAAGCAGCAGTTGTCACATCTGAAACCAGTGTATGTTTAATATATGATTtcaataattaatcaattatccaGAGTGTTGCAGATTAAAGGGGCATTCCAGCAATTTTGtactgcacttccataaagttgcgGGACTCATAagagatagattttttttttttttaaatggtcaaACTGAAGCTGCAGATCCTCAAATACCCTGACTGTTACTTCCCAGTATGAGTCAAGCTACACACttcttatttgtttgctttctgtttttctgggtttttaaaaaaatgtggtgACTCTTCTCTAGACAAATGATGTAGTTGATCACCTCACGTCAATTTAGTTAAACTCTGATTCATAttatatcaatattttaatttgatctTCAGTATTTGGAGAAAGTAGCTAGTGAAGGCTACAATGAATTGAATGTACCAGatatatttaattaacatttcttGTATTATGCTGCTCAGGTTGTACTCACAGGTTGTACCTACACTAACTAGGCTGCTTCTGTAGGTTTCTTCCTTCTCAGCCAACAAAAGGTGATTAAAGATCTTTGAGTTGCAGTTATTTTAGCCGTTAGTTACTTACAAATGTTGAAAGGTAAACCTAATAGGATTCAAAAAGGGATTCAAAAGGATCAACATAGATTGATCCTACAACAGTAGTAGAATAGTGTAATAATAGGAGAATAGGTCATGATTATATGAGGGTGGATTAAGCACAGCAGAGTATTAACGGCCTCCTCTTCTCTCGTAGCGAGGACTCCTGTGAGGACATGAGCTGTGGAGAAGACAGCCCATGGGGCTCGCCAGGAAGTGACGGCGAAGGAGCCTTCTTCCCCTCCACCTTTCTCAACTGCAGAAAGTGACGAGTCCTCGTGCAGTAGCGACGGATGTGTATTGTAAACTGATTTAAGGTGGTCACCATGTTTCAGAGCAAACCTGTGTGTTTTACTTGTCAAACCGTGTGCAACGTAGGTGTGCCAAGTGGCAGGTTTCAGTCATTAAGTGCCTGTGTTAATTCAGTTTACTGTCTgtttctttaattaaaaaaaacaaacatatcgtaataatacaaaatggaaaattGCAATATCTTGGCAGCTTGATGGCAATATATCTGAATGTCTTTTTCCAAGatgttctctttgtgtttgtttgtgtccgAACTCGGCACATTCCAGGAAACATAGCAAAGCACAAAGGAGAATGTATGGATGTCAGTCATGAGGTATACTCACTGTTGAATACCAGCTAACATACTAGCACATCCTCAatctttttaagtttttatacTCAATaccacacatatatacagtagtcTGCAGATGTACGTTGAACACAATGTGACATATATGACATGTAGTGTGAAAATACCAGACTATAGGCATGGGCACATTGAAATATGTGATTATGAATGGATGTTGTTCATGTTTACCAAGATAAgcttactgtaaaaaaaagtttaaaaaaatgtacataacatgtaaaaaataagaaaaaattttatgttttgtgaatGCTACATAATGTGTGTTGTATTTGAATAACATGTAGAATATGTTGGAAGGGTCAGAAAAAAtcctttgaaaataaaaaaaaaacctgctttttatttaccacttttttttctttgtttcaattcagaatcagctttatttgccaagtatgtggacacacacaaggaacatgagttttaagttgctctcaatgttACACGCAGTTCCGAGAACAATTTAgaggaagatagaaatagacatacagctaaaaacagggacaacaaagctgaacacaGATACGTAAAGGTAAACAGAACTACtgtgtacatacaagtaggtgaaaaaataggtgtatatataaatatatatataaaaagcaacaatgaacaacacagtatatatacaggTCAAactttctgtaaattgtaaacaaatacaaatagtgcaaaggaaTTAATATTGAATAGGTAATTAacattactttatatacatgaagtaAGTGGTTATATGCAGGTCTATATACAGTGTGCAATTCACATGTATTTTGAATTGTCCACTAGTGGTGAACATACAGTGCCTATAGTTATTTTAGAAAGCTGTGTtcacactattattattactactgttATTAAAGTATTTAAACTGAATAGACCAGGTCAGAAAGAATATTATGCGTTCAATATGCATGTTTGCCCATTGAGACCAACCTGAAACTTTGATTTCTGGTTTACTTGAGTGGTTTTACTGAAGAACTGCAACATCAGCTGACTTCTccacagataaaaatgtgtatgtgtattcaAGACAAACCCAAACCACATATAATtactgaaacaacaaagatgCCGGTACAAAACACCTGCTTAAATAATGCATAACTATGCCACCAAATTAAAAACCACTAGAAGGTGCTAGTGTACAACTCAGTGTTGCTCTGGGTATATTAATGTTGTGTCAGGAATCTGATTGAGTTGTCAACATCACTAGAGATGGTTTCTGTTGACATGCAGCAACATATAGATTTTATGATAATAAAAACAGCTTCATATCTATCAAACTGTTAAAATGCATGGGTCTGACACACCCTTTTCTATGTACCCTGGATTTCAGCTAATTtggtacatatatatatatatataaattcatGTATGAAGTAACAATCATTAATTGATGAGCCATTAATTGTTAAATAATCACATAAACATAGCAATGACCATTTCAGAAATTCATGATATATCCTGCATTAATTCATGTCACGAGTCATGCATTAGTTATGCTttaatcatgtgttttgtagccaaataataaaatgttaccaAGATGCCcacatgcagtggtggaagaagtactcttttacttaagtacaataccaCAGTGTGAAGCAAAAGTCACAGTAAAAGTGCATAAGTATTAGCATCACAACatatttaaagtaccaaaagtaaaagtactcattatgcagaattatatatattatattattggattatagtTATTGaggcattaatgtgttcatcactttaatgttgcagccgGTAAAGGTGCAGCTGATTTCAGCTTCATTATTGTTCATTGTCTCTCCATTGGACTGATCTGCAAATATTGCGCACCAAATCCTtgcaatatttattatattttattatatattacactATACTCATACTATACTTTATATTCTGTGCTATATTGCTGTACTTtactatatattatgttatactgTATTACTACATTTCTCCTTATATCATGTTTTATATCCTATACTATATTCTACTATATCATGTTAATATGTTATACTGTTTAATTACATTATGTACTACATCCCATTTCTTTATTAATACAGACAAAGATCAGAGGGCACAGGTCAGGGGATTTGACTGTCTATTCCTCTGAtctttcctcctccatctctctattTCTATCCCATTCAGTTTATTtctttatgtattattatttcctTTATGTTGCAGAGAAGCCTggctcggtgtgtgtgtgtgtgtgtgtgtgaggtggtgtaaggtggtgctgctgctggtgctgctgctgctggtggtggtggtggtggtggtggacgGGGCTTGTCTTTTATCTGGCTGCATGTTGACACGCATTTCTGCTCCATCTCCTTGATTAACCCGGCAGCCCGGAGGGGAGTCGCAGAggcagcggcggcagcagcagcagtcaggGGGGCTgggcaggcagggaggcagaGGAATGAGAGCGGACCGAGCCGTGGCATCTTCACCATGCAGCCGACCACCACCAGCCGTCCATTTTATACGATTATATGAGCCGATGAGCGCcagtttgtctgtgtcttgCAGACAGGCGGTGTGCAGTCCCGGCGATGACAACATAGGCCAACGCCTCGCTGCAGCTACATACAGGGAATGAAAACGCTCCCAAGATGGTCCGCATCGCCAAAGCCCTGGGTTTGGTTATTCTGTGCGTCGCTGTGCTCATACTGTCGCTCATCAGCTATGTGTCCCTGAGAAAAGACagcctcttcagctcctctaaATATTACATGGGGGGCCCGAGGATTATGTTTCATGCAGGATTTCGGTGAGTGATTtgggtttatttttttcagcagaGATTGTAGGTACCAGGGCTGATGTAAATATAAACAGAGGAGTCAGGCCTAGTGGGCACGATTCAACCTGGATGTGATGCACAAGCTTCACACATCACTTTCCCTTCAGTTTGGGCCATATGcttcctgtcaatcaaacaaaGAGCTGTCCGAGATGCTGATGTTGTTGCCCTGGGCGATGCACGGcgtgatatacagtacagtacatacacatactgtatcatcagaatcagaagcaTCAGCTgtttgtacacatacaaggaaatGTTCTGAAATGTACTTCAACACAGTTCCaggaacaatttacaggaagatagaaatagacGTACAGCTAAAACagggacaacaaagctgaacacagacaggtaaacataaaaatgcaactATAATGTAAGTGGGTGAAAAATATAGATGCGTAGATgcgtatataaataaataaataaatatatatatcgtgcttagatttatatttgacaacgatgatgatatgtacatgtatgtatttaaactataaaatatataatttataatttgtaggtacagtggatgttttAGTATTACAgggttttgttttctgacactATATGACTATATGATATATGATTTAACTGTTCACCAACATCACATCCAGTTTTTGTGGCTCCAAAgacagcggtggaaagtaactaagtacatttactcaagtattgtacttaagtacaattttgaggctCTTGCacttaacttgagtatttccattccatgtttctttatacttctactctgctCCATTTATCTGTTATAGTGAATAGTTAGTTTGAAAATCAAGATTTTACATGTACAAAAAGTATGATCAgctgacagtggtggaaagtagctaagtacatttactaaattttgaggtatttgtactttacttgaatgtaccttttgtttttgctgttttaattctaccacaattcagaggcaactattgtactttttactcctctacatttatttggtaactttagttactttgcagattcaaattaataatacaaaatataatcaacaagtAACTTATGATGTTTTATTATAGTTGTATTAATTTTCTCATGACCAAACACAGAGGGAACAAACACTGGACCCATTGTTGGCCAGATATGTTCACAGATATGAGCGTAATCAATATGCACctggaaggaaaacaaaacaaaacaaaaaacacacatatctacatgcaaaataattataaaggacacatgtgtacatatatgtattaatatatataaattcacAAGCTACTCAGCAgcatataaagtaattaaaattagctccacctttaccagctgcaacattaaagtgatgaacacattaatgcatcaataattataatccaataataaaatatatatggttctgaaatgggccattctgcctaataagtacttttacctttggtactttaagtacattttgatgttaatacttaagtaatattttgaatgcatggCTTTTACTTCACACTGTGGTAATGCCACTTTtagagtacttcttccaccactgcatgtgGGCATCTTGGTAACACTTTATGATTAggatacaaaacacatgattaaAGCATAACTAATGCATGACTCGTGATGATTTCATGACATGAATAATTGCAGCATAAATCATGAATTCCTGATGGTTGTCGCTATAAATTTATGTGATTATTTAACACTTAATGGATGATCAGTTGATGATTGTACAGTTACTTCATacattaatttatatatataccaCATTACAACAACTGTGTATAATATAAACAAGTGAAAATTGGCTCCACGTCATCCAGCTAAAACATTAATTCCCCATCTGAGGAAGAAACTTAAATAGAGAATGGGTACTTCTTGTTGTAACTATAGGctttattaattgttaataaatcatttactaattGGCTGTTTCTATTTGGtaataatgcagttataaatgttggtaatcTATTGTCTGCAAGGATTTTGAATCCATCTAATCTGTCGTTGTGAACGTCAGTAAATTGTcaataaatggattttggtgCAGATCCAATGCAACCCTTTTCCAGAAGGTATAAGTGATAAAACTGTCCAACCAGTCAAAGCAGTTTTCcacaacccaaaagttgttgttattattaagtgaTCTATAAAGCAGCTAGTCATCAGCTTCTAAACCATTTACTAAGGGATTCTTATTAGAATGTGGTACCAGATCAGATTAATAAATGAGAGCTGAATGAACTGGTGCAAACGGGTTCTAAACATGGAGAATCAGAATGAAAATCTGATGATTTCCAAAGATTATGTGACCAACATTAATGCTTGTTGGTAGCTATATGAAAAACTCCTTATCTTCTCAGAATAACCAGAACAGATCTGTGGATCTCTTGTTTAAATACCTCAGAAAACCATCTGAATATCTTTGAGATATGAGAGAGAAAACTTTCAGCTAGTTTACACGCAATGGTGTCTCAGAATGAATTTGTTATGTATGTTGTTCGCAGGTCTCAGTTTGCCATGAATTTCCTGGACCCCTCCTTCATCCCCTTAACTAATGCCCTGAATGAGGAGCTCCAAGGAAAACCGTCCAAATGGAAGTTCAACAAGACTGCTTTTTATCAGCAGAGGTAAGAGATTTTAATTCTCAACCAGTTTCTACTCCGTAAAGGTATCAGCCATCCAGGATAAACAGTAGGCAGGGTTTGCTCTGTCAAAGCTGAAGTCTGGGGAGCAAATAGGTCAATAAAGGGAATATGTTTCAGGGGAAAGAACAGTTCCCTGTTCTTCACCCCTACGGTGACACTGTTACTGGGTTTCTAGTATGTTAAAGAGCCTCAgcaagtattcagatcctttactcaaCGAAAactactaataccacactgttaCAAGTTAATGTCctgcaatgaaaatgttacttaagtaaaagtatgtaggtataatcaggaaaatgtacttaaagtattaaaagtaaaagtactcaatgcagaaaaatgtgacTGCTATACTATTATGTATTAGCAATTTGCAAActgtatgcatgcacatgttTAAAGGgcatacttttatacttttaacttttaactctTATGCTAGTACTTGTGTTTTGATGTAGTTTTTTGCACTATTCTTGTGTGTTTCGTTCGTGTAGTGCTGCTGTGACATGAGAATTTCCCCCTGGGGATAAATAAATTATCTATCTATtctatcattagattattattactcatgcattaatataaaagcaggattttactgtcgtagatggttgaggtggagctattttttaaactattttgtatcagactgcaactaatgattattttcattatggattaatctgctgattattttctccattaatcgattgattgtttggtttgtaaaaactcagaaaatagtgagaaataccatcacaattacccagagcgtTTTTGGACTGTTACAGAAGATTATGAAGCCACAAggcaaatgaaaacaactgaTATAGAAAGACAGTCAAACAGattgtcaaataaaaaattacacaaataatGCATCCAGTGTACAGTCAACAGGAAGAAAGGGTCTACATATCAAACATTAATGCTCCttcaaacaaaggaaaaggCTGAGCATGACTCGGGCCTGAAACTGGGTCCTGCCAACCTCTGACTGTATGTAACTACAGTTACATGTCATCAGTGTGAGGTGTTTAAAGTTTTCTAGCACTGTGTTTCTTATTTTGGCACTTAATACCTAATAACACTTCCGTTAGCAATGACCCAAATTTTCTAGAATGCCTTTAAAATCCCCAGAAAACAGGCATTAATCTGTTGCATTCGGCTGTTGGTTAAACGTATAGGTGGACAGCTCagtaattagggctgcaacttatTTTCATGATCGATCAATCTATCAGTTATTTTGCCCAGTGTAATGTCCCAGAGCCCAacgtgacgtcttcaaattgcttcttttgtccGCCCAACAGTCTAAACCCCAAAATTTGcgatgatataaaacagagaaaagcagcatatcttcacatttgagaagctggaactttcatatgtttggcattttgcctgAAAAATGATAAATCGATTAACAAAGTTGCTGATTGCATTTCTGCAAATCGACTAATCAAATACTAATCGTTTCAATAGCATATGTACTTATGCACCATGGCTTGTGGCTGgatcacatttttatttgttgaggTCAAACATTTAAGATCCCCTATAGCTGCGTGTAACAGTGTTAAAGTGTTGGTCTTTTTTCAGGAAAGATATCTTCAACTACATCGACATTCCCACCAACTTCTCCCTCACAAAGAACAGCGTGCGTGTCGGCCAGCTGATGCACTTTGACTACTCCAGCCACAAGTATGTCTTCTCCATCAGCAACAACTTCAAGTCCCTGCTCCCAGACACCTCTCCCATCCACAACAAGCATTACAGCATATGCTCTGTGGTGGGCAACAGCGGCATCCTGACAGGCAGCCACTGCGGCCCAGAAATCGACCAGGCCGACTTTGTCTTCCGCTGCAACTTCGCCCCCACGGAGGTCTACTCCAAGGACGTGGGCAGGAAGACCAACCTGACCACCTTTAACCCCAGCATCCTGGAGAGGTACTACAATAACCTGCTGACCATTCAAGACAGGAATAATTTCTTCCTCAACCTGAAGAAGCTGGAGGGAGCCATCCTGTGGATCCCGGCCTTCTTCCTTCATACCTCAGCCACAGTAACCAGGACTCTGGTGGACTTCTTTGTGGAGCATAAGGGCCAGCTGAAGGTGGAACTGGCCTGGCCAGGAAACATCATGCACGATGTCAACAAGTAAGAGTGTTGATCTGATTGTTAGTTGAGATTTTGTCTACTGTAGTGACTTAGAAACAACTGATTTTGCAACCTGGTGTGAGTTTACAGTTCAGCAATTAAAAACGTACACATGGTGGATTTAACTTTACTTTAACTACTTAAATTTGATGATTTTTATGCCAACAAGATTATATGTAAAGACCTTCGGCTGAGTATCAATATTGTTGCTGATAGGCTACCTTATTTTGGGGAATATTAACATGTTCTAAATAACATACGGTCTGGAAGGTTTCCTGATTTGAATAAGACCCAATCTTGCCAAGCATTTGATACTTAAAACTTTTCGATATGCAATATTACAGACATATTTTGGTCGACACCAAATATTAGTAGTATTATGGTACGATACCCAGCTCTATAAGGACCAGTCTTAGTATTTCTCCAACATAATTTTATTCCTTGCAGTTGGAGAAggctctgaaacagcatttagaccgtCATCAGTTAAatctgcattaactgattttttggccacttaggggcagcggaaacaagctgtaaactcAACATTgacaaattattaattaattccaattatacattaattacaaattaatgtaagtccaatattcactcttctttttgctctgtttttggtctccaccaatttgctgtgggaaatatctggctctttagccgCTAAATGCTGCAGCTCTGGAAACAACGCCGATGAGAGCCTAAGGGCCGGAAAACTAGCTGAGACTAACtagagctgagaggaagtgcagagttgggtgataatatctgtgggttcgtcactacaagcgacccctttcacatacacatagtcatttgatcaattgttaatataataatatggattatagcagctttaactgaatacataaaatatgaaaaatccaCATAACTAGGCAGGGGGCTTTGTGGGGACTCATGaactcagtatttctaaaatccctCTGTGGCCCTGAGTGTAATTTTTGCTGAAAATTATAAAACCATAATCACATACATTAACTGACAGGGAAAATTAAATAGACAAGATAGAGAGCATACAATCATAAGGGAAGTGGGATTATGTTGGGCTAGAGTGATGACGGACTAATCTTCTGCTCTCAGAAAAATCAGAGGTGGATTTAATTTCTGATTTTGGATGACTGACTTGTCGTGTCCCCTCACAGATACTGGAAGACTAAAAACCTTTCCCCCAAACGTCTCAGCACTGGAATCCTCATGTACACGCTGGCCTCCGCCATGTGCGACGAGATCCATCTCTACGGCTTCTGGCCCTTCGGCTGGGACCCCAATACTGGCAAGGATCTGCCTTACCACTACTACGACAAGAAAGGGACCAAATTCACCACCAAGTGGCAGGAGACCCACCAGCTGCCCAGCGAGTTCAAGCTGCTCTACAAGCTGCACAGGGAAGGCGTGATTAAACTCAGCCTGACACACTGCTCTTAGACGTACAATGATGCTGGATGAGTTGGATGGTGACTCCAGAGACTGTGACCCAGATACATCAGCTCAGCTCAAACTTCTGTTGTGACCCACAATGCATGATAAGTGTTAAGGTAATTTATGACACCCtcattttacaaacacacactcacatcacaCTGTAGTATCACATGACGCTGTCAGGCTTACTCGGGATGTAAATCACAGACTTATCACTTATTCGGTATATTGTTGTCTTCAGTAATACAGTTAGGACTTTTATGCTGCTCAGTTGCTTTCATTACTGTCCTTTGCATGGCTGCTGGCCGTGGCTAAACAGCTCGAACAGAACAAACTATTTTAACTGGAGTCCGCAGGGGAATCAGttgtggaaacacaaacagttaaACCTTCCAGTTCTGTTTAACACAgtattgattgattaatcgcCTTTTACAACAGTATACTGATTCTGTACACTGAAATCACTGCCTAATCTCAGGGAAGGAGTTAGAtcagtgtttttttgtaatCAGATTCAATGCCTCAAGAGAGGTGCAGTTCCTGTTTTCaggccttttttcccccccatgaGGTGTCCGATAATCTGCACTGCTCTGGAAGATGGTATTTGTTTACAAGACTGtactctatatatatatatatatatatatataaatatagtatatatactTGTGTGTCGTCTTTTATTCTCTGTAGACAGTGTGACTGTCCACTTCAAATTTTGTTGAGATTCTTCAAATttttggaataataataaacattccaACAATAAGCCATAAATTCATGGACAGACGATAGTGTGTTGTCATTACAATACTGATTTTTAGAAAGTGGTATCGGCCTACATTAGGTTCTGAGACTATAAGACATTTGAAATATC
This sequence is a window from Siniperca chuatsi isolate FFG_IHB_CAS linkage group LG5, ASM2008510v1, whole genome shotgun sequence. Protein-coding genes within it:
- the LOC122875840 gene encoding sia-alpha-2,3-Gal-beta-1,4-GlcNAc-R:alpha 2,8-sialyltransferase-like, with the translated sequence MVRIAKALGLVILCVAVLILSLISYVSLRKDSLFSSSKYYMGGPRIMFHAGFRSQFAMNFLDPSFIPLTNALNEELQGKPSKWKFNKTAFYQQRKDIFNYIDIPTNFSLTKNSVRVGQLMHFDYSSHKYVFSISNNFKSLLPDTSPIHNKHYSICSVVGNSGILTGSHCGPEIDQADFVFRCNFAPTEVYSKDVGRKTNLTTFNPSILERYYNNLLTIQDRNNFFLNLKKLEGAILWIPAFFLHTSATVTRTLVDFFVEHKGQLKVELAWPGNIMHDVNKYWKTKNLSPKRLSTGILMYTLASAMCDEIHLYGFWPFGWDPNTGKDLPYHYYDKKGTKFTTKWQETHQLPSEFKLLYKLHREGVIKLSLTHCS
- the LOC122875838 gene encoding cyclin-G2-like is translated as MRNLQAIDSLLLKELKSCCAKEYNFLPRENGLKLMESASTENHSGVSAKCRDTRVEELWGLTSFFGYSTQTFVQAVNLLDRFLTIMKVQPKHLPCIGVCCLHIAAKMVEEESNVSPTHELIRISQSKFTVSDLCRMEKIISEKLSVEPEVVTALTFLHLYYSAFTSLSAGREEIPGIVRLEAQLKACLCRLVFSKAKPSVLALSLIAQEFEALRSTALLKIVQQFQRHLKVSDSELLHWKELVAKCMTEYHSSECNKPDNKKLVWIVSRRTAQNLQANHFSVPGLPTIPEGSWDESESEDSCEDMSCGEDSPWGSPGSDGEGAFFPSTFLNCRK